In Bradyrhizobium guangdongense, the sequence CTTCACGCGCACGAAAATGCCCGACGAGATGTACCTGCGCTGCGTCCGCGAGAACGAAAAGGCCTGGCGCTGGTACGAGCGCGAGGGTTTTGTGTTCGAGAAGCAAGAGATCGAGCCGTCGAACGGCTTCATGATGAAGTACTATCGGTGGAAGAATAACGGAGATCCACGATGATCAAGCTCTATTGGTCGCCGCGCTCGCGATCATTTTCGACGCTCTGGCTGATGGAAGAGAGCGGCCTGCCTTATGAGCGCGTGCTGACCGACATTTCGACGGGTGCGCAGAAGGCACCGGCCTATCTGGCAATCAACCCGATGGGCAAGGTACCGGCGCTCAGCGATGGCGATGCCGCGCTCGGCGAGGCCGCTGCGATCTGCGCTTATATCGCCGACCGCTTTCCGGAGACCAGGCTCGCGCCCGCAATCACCGATCCGCGCCGCGCACGCTATCTGCAATGGCTGTTCTTTTCGCCAAGCTGCATTGAGCCCGCGATCATCCAGATCTTCACCAAGATCGAGGTGCCGACCTCGACGGCGGCCTGGGGCAGCGCGACGCAGGTGTTCGACGTGCTGGAAGCAGCACTCGCCAAGGGACCGTGGATTCTCGGCGAGGAGTTTTCCGCCGCCGACATCACCATCGGCTCGGGCCTGAATTTCGCGGTGCGCCTGTTCAAGATGGTGCCGTCGCGCCCGGCCTTCGAGGCCTATCTCGCCCGCTGCATGGCGCGGCCAGCGTTCCAGCGCGCGGAGAAGATTGCGGCAGGTTGAGACAGGCCGGCTACAGCTTGATCCTGAGGACGGCGAGCCCGGACTGCTGCAGCAGTCCGGAGGATGTCGCCGCAAGGCCGTAACGGATTCCGAGATCGAAGGTCTTGCCGTCGGCGGCGACGAGACTCATCGCTGTCGAGTAGATCCACGGCGACAAAGCAAGGCCGTTGGTCACGAAGGTGTCGCCGCCTCCGGCAAATGCCGATTTGACCTGAAGTGCCTGGTTCAGCGTGTTGTAGCCGATGCCGGCCTCACCGGTGAGGTAGACCTGCTTTGCGATCTGGTAAGCGCCCTTCACTCCCGCCGTCAGCGTGAGCTCACGATAGGTTTGCGCATCCACATTGAGGCTGAAACCGCCCGCGCCGCTTTCCTGATAAGCGGGAGAACGCACCTGTCCATAGTCAAGTCGCAGCGACGGCGCGATCGCAAATCCCGGCTCGAGCGGAATCAGTTTGCGGACGCCGGCACCTGCATGTCCGCTGTAGGAGCGATAGCCGGCACCGGCGGTGCTGTTGATGAAGGCGAGCGAGCGGCTCTCGACATTATCGTTCAGCGCACCATCGAGCTGACCGTCGATCTGGAAGCCATTACCGAGCGCGTGGGCGCCATAAATTCCGGCCTGATATGAATCGATCCCGAGCCGGTTCGGGACCGCATCTTCGCTTCCGGTGATGGTGTGATGGGAATAGGCGAATACGCCGCCGATCATCGTGCGGGCGGAGATGGCCGTATCCCCGCCGACGGCGATCCCGCCACCGGACGCGTTGTATCCGGCAACGCCGTCCTGGCCGCCCTGCCGCACGCTGCCGCCGAGCGGCTTCATCCACACATTGCGCTCTGCCGCCACGGCGCCGTTCACTCCAAGCACGTCGTCAAGTCGCCCCGTCATGGCCTGCTGAAACACGCGCTGCGTGGTGTATGTCGCCTGCGACGCAGCGCCGGTGAGAACGGGCAAGGTCTGGTTGACGGCGTTGACAAGATTCGGACCGCTCAGATTGTCGAGGACAACGAAACCGGGTGCCATGGAGCCGGTCCAACCGAGCGAGGTCGCCGAGAGACGATAGAGCATCTCGGCCGCACCGAGCCCGGCGCGGCTATTCTGCCCTTGCAGCGTTTCGGCATAGGGCCGAACAAGTGAAAGATAGGCCACTCCACCGGTCGGGTTACCCGAGAGATCGTAAGTGCTGACCAGCATCTGCGCACCCGACGCATCGCCGCTCGCCGCGCCATAGAGGCTGCTAAGCGTCCCCTTGGAGAGCGTGTTGAAGAGAACATTGCCCTCCGGCGTGACCGAGCCCAGGATCGTGAAATTGGCAGCACTGCTTCCCGTGGGCGCGATGCCGGCGCCCCAAAAATATCCGTTCTGATAGTTCGTGATGACGAAGCGGCCGGGAGACGACGAGCCGAACAGTGCCGGGCTGGAGATCCGCCACGGGGTGCCTGATGTCCACGCCCATTGCGGAACGGAGTTCGCGGGGATGGCTTGCGAGGCCGGCGGCATGAAGATCGCGGGATCGTAAGGCAGCATGTAGGCCCAATGGGTCACGAGCAGGCTGTCACCCGTGATCATCTGCATCTCCATCCCGGTCATGCCGTTGACGGTGCGCATGTGGCCAAGGCCGACAGTCACGGCACCACCGGACGTCGGCGTGAACAGCATCGTAATCTGGCCTGCGGTGGTGACGAAGCCCTGGATGGTCGAGGTGTCGGTCAGCAGCGCAGGGCCAAGCTTGAGCTGCGCGACACTGGTTCCGGTGAACGAGCCATTCGTCGCGGTCGCGAGCGACCACAATGTCTGGTCGCCGATCGGAATCGGATTGAAGAAGCCGGTCTTTGGTGCAGCATAGGCCAGCAGCTGCGCTGTCGGCACGTACCAGTTGGTGTTGGAAAGGGTCGCATCCCAGATCGCCGACTGCGCCCGGACCCGTGAGCCGCCGCAGAGCAGCATGGCGCCGGCGACGAACGCGAGCGCACTGACCCGGCTTACCGCATGCACCATCCGCAAGATCGTTCCCCCGAACCCCGGCCCACGTGACCCACGCAGCACCGCCGGACGGAGATGAACACGACTCTTTGGGAATGTCTGCCCCACGATCGTGGGGTGCGAGCAAAGATCGCAGTCCCGTCTACAAGACTACTCCGACGCCTTCAGATCGTCCGGCCTCGGCATCAGGACGATGTTGTAGCCGGAATCGACGTAGTGGATTTCGCCGGTCACGCCGCCGGAGAGATCCGACAGCAGGTACAGCGCCGAGCCGCCGAGTTCGTCGAGCGTGACGCCGCGGCGAAGCGGCGAATGCTTCTGCATGAAGGCGAACATCGCGCGCGCTTCGCCGATGCCGGAGCCTGCGAGGGTGCGGATCGGGCCGGCGGAGATCGCGTTGACGCGGATGCCGCGCGGTCCGAAATCGGACGCGAGATAGCGCACCGAGGCTTCCAGTGCCGCCTTGGCGACGCCCATCACGTTGTAGTTCGGCATGGATCGCTCCGAGGCGCCGAAGGTCAGCGTGACCATGCTGCCGCCCTCCGTCATCAGCTCAGCGGCGCGCTTGGCGACCTCCGTGAACGAGAAGCAGGAGATCACCATGGTGCGCGAGAAGTTCTCGCGGCTGGTGTCCGCGTAGCGGCCCTTCAGCTCGTTCTTGTCGGCAAAGCCGATCGCGTGAATGACGAAGTCGAGCTTGCCCCATTCTTCGCGGAGCACATCGAAGGTCGCGTCGACGCTTGCGATGTCCTCGACGTCGCAAGGCAGCACCAGTTCGACGCCGAGAGACTCCGCGAGCGGCTTGACCCGCTTGCCGAGAGCCTCGCCCTGGAAGGTGAAGGCAAGCTCGGCGCCGTGGGCATGCAGCGTCTTGGCCATGCCCCAGGCGATGGAATGATCATTGGCGATGCCCATGATCAGACCGCGCTTACCCTTCATCAAACCTTCCATCGCCTAACGGCTCCTATCGTTCCGCGTCATCACCCGCGCAGGCGGGTGATCCAGTATTTCAGAGACAGCAGTGATTGAGTCGAGAGGCCGCGGCGTACTGGATGCCCCGCCTTCGCGGGGCATGACAGCGAGCAGGCCGTCACACGTCCATCCGGCTGAACACCAATGTGGCGTTGGTGCCGCCGAAGCCGAACGAGTTCGACAGCACGGTGCCGATCTTGACGTTGTCGATGCGCTTGCGGACGATCGGCATGTCGGCGAAGACAGGATCGAGCTCCTGGATGTGCGCGCTCTCGCAGATGAAGCCGTTGTTCATCATCAGCAGCGAGTAGATCGCCTCCTGCACGCCGGTGGCGCCGAGCGAGTGGCCGGTCAGCGCCTTGGTCGCCGAGATCGGCGGGCACTTCTCGCCTGTTCCGAACACCTTGCGTAACGCCTCGATCTCCGGCGGATCGCCGGCCGGCGTCGAGGTGGCGTGCGGATTGATGTAGTCGACCTTGGTTTTCACCGTTGACATCGCCATGCGCATGCAGCGCTCGGCGCCTTCACCTGACGGTGCGACCATGTCGTAGCCGTCCGAGGTCGCGCCGTAGCCGACGATCTCGCCGTAGATGCGCGCGCCGCGCGCCTTGGCGTGCTCAAGCTCTTCGAGGACCAGCACACCGGCGCCGCCGGCGATGACGAAGCCGTCGCGGTTGACGTCATAGGGGCGCGAGGCCGTGGCGGGCGTGTCGTTGTACTTCGAGGACATCGCGCCCATGGCGTCGAACAGCACCGACAGCGACCAGTCGAGCTCCTCGCAGCCGCCGGCGAAGATCACGTCCTGCTTGCCGATCTGGATCGTCTCATAGGCATTGCCGACGCAGTGGTTCGACGTCGCGCAGGCCGAGGAGATGGAATAGTTCACGCCCTTGATCTTGAACCAGGTCGCGAGCGTGGCCGACGCTGTGGACGACATCGCTTTCGGCACCGCAAACGGACCGACGCGTTTCGGCCCCTTGGTGCGGGTGATGTCGGCGGCTTCGACGATGGTGCGGGCGGACGGACCGCCGGAGCCCATGATGATGCCGGTGCGGATGTTGGAAACTTCCTCGGGCGAGAGACCGGAGTCCTGGATCGCCTGCTCCATCGCAACGTGATTCCACGCCGCGCCCTGACCGAGGAAGCGCATCGCGCGCCGGTCGACCACGGTCGAGGGATCGAGCGTGGGCGCACCTTGCACCTGCGAACGGAAGCCGAGCTCGGCATATTTCTCCGCCCGCGAAATGCCCGACTTCGCCTCGTGAAGGCTTGCAAGCACTTCCTGGGTGTTGTTTCCGATCGACGAGACGATACCCATCCCGGTGACCACAACCCGCCTCATGACAGCCTCGCCTAAATCGTTGTCTTCTTGGTAATGCTTGATAATACGCCTAGCCCAGGCTCGTGCCCTGCTTGAACAGTCCGACCTTCAGATCCTTGGCGCGATAAATAATCTGGTCATCGACCGAAAGCCATCCGTCGGCGATGCCGAGCACGAGCTTTGAACGCATCACGCGCTTGATATCGACGTTGTACACAACCTTGCGGGCCTCGGGCAGCACCTGGCCGCTGAACTTTAATTCGTTGAGGCCAAGTGCACGGCCACGACCTTCGCCTCCGGTCCAGCCGAGATAGAAGCCGACCATTTGCCAGAGCGCATCGAGGCCGAGGCAGCCGGGCATGACGGGATCGTTCTTGAAGTGGCAGCCGAAGAACCAGAGGTCCGGCTTCACGTCGAGTTCGGCGCGCACCAGTCCCTTGCCGAACTCGCCGCCATCGTCGTTGATTTCCGTGATGCGGTCGAACATCAGCATCGGCGGCAGCGGCAGCTGTGCATTGCCCGGGCCGAACATCTCGCCGCGGGCGCATGCCAGCAGATCTTCGTATTCGTAACCGTTGCGCCTGTTCAGCATGCAGAAGCCTCTATTCTAACCCCGATTGATCGGCGTTTCTGGCAAAAATGGGCCCCGTTTCGTCCGGAAAGCAACGCGTCGTCAGCAGGCGCGAATGCCGAGCCCGGATGGACCTGCACACATGGACTTGCGAACCCGGCCTCAATTGCCCGGCCGCGCCACACCAGGCTAAGCGGAACCGGGCGCTCTCTAACACAGGGCATTTCGGTGGCAAAGCGATCTCATGAAGGTAAAATGACGAGGCTCGGGCGCGGTTCCCTCGCTAATTAGAACCACTCTAGTTGCGAGAAACTTGCATCTGCATCTATCTGTCCATATATTGCAGGTAGATAGAGTCCACGCGTGCCCGAATTTTGGAAATGAGCGAGAACAACGCGCCCCTTCGCCACGACGACGTCCATGCCGCCCTACTGGCCGGCCGCCAGCCGGCTCTGACCGGCTGCCCTTGGCACGACGTCAACGAAATGCTGCAGTCCGCGGGCCTGCGTCCGACGCGCCAGCGCATGGCGCTGGGCTGGCTGTTGTTCGGTAAGGGTGCACGCCACCTCACGGCTGAAATGCTCTACGAGGAAGCGACCCTGGCCAAGGTCCCGGTGTCGCTCGCAACCGTCTACAACACGCTGAATCAGCTGACCGACGCCGGTCTGCTGCGCCAGGTCAGCGTCGACGGCACCAAGACCTATTTCGATACCAACGTCACCACCCATCACCATTATTATCTCGAGAACAGCCACGAGCTGGTCGACATCGAGGATCCGCATCTGGCGCTGTCCAAGATGCCGGAGGTGCCGGAGGGTTACGAAATCTCACGCATCGACATGGTCGTGCGGCTGCGCAAGAAGCGCTGAGATCGTTCAATCGCTAGTTTGATCGTCAGGACCGGGCAGAAGCGCGAAGCGCGTCTTCGCGCGAGACGTCCCGGCCATTGTCAAGCCGTCAATTCACCTGCTCGTCGGCGTAAACGCCCCAGAGGCGCTCCTGCTGGATCCAGCCGTCAAACCCGTTGCCGGTGACGTGGCACCAGTTGGTCGTGCACTTTTTCACCTGCGTGACGACGCCAGCCTGGAGCTTTGCGGCAACCGCGCTGTCCGGATCGGCGCGATCATAGATCGGCGCGAGCTCGTCCTTGTGCTTCATGGTGACCACCGCAGTGCGGCGGCCCGACAGCAGCGAATGATAGACCCAGCCCTCGGCACCTTCGGAATCGCGGACCCGCCGCCAATTCTCGAACTCGGCCGTGATTTCGACCGGCAGGCCGGCGCGGGTGTAGACCCAGGCCACGTCATTGTCCTTGGTCGGGCCGGCGCGGACGTTCACGTGATCCGATTTCAGGCTGACATAGCGCGGCACCGGCAGACCGCTGGCGGTCTGCGGGGTGGCGTCCTTGGCCGAATGCGAGGGGCCGACCGAAGCGCTCCACCAGGTGCAAACGAGCGCCATCACCGAACAAAAACGCCCCAACGCCATTAACCCGTCTCCTGTCGAAGACCCGGCTGAACCGGATCCTCTCCCCAAATTCCAAACCCTGCCGCATCCCCTCTCCCGCCCCACGCGGGTGTTCCCGGAGCCTTAGTCCTGGTTCTTGTCTTGGCCCGGCCTTCTGCTAGAGAGGACGGACGCTTGAACAACCAGTTTGCCCCGATTTTCCGGCCGGAAATCGGGGGAAAGCTTGAAGGAAACGCCGGGGACGACACGGCAAGGCCAGTGTCGAACAACCGGGTTAATGAGGCCTCAACGGCCGGCCTTTGGCGACAAAGGCGGCCTGCAACGCCTCATGAGGGCAGGACATGTCGGTGAAGAAAAAGCCCCTCGTCGTCGTGACGCGCAAGCTGCCGGACTCGATCGAGACCCGGATGCGCGAACTGTTCGACGCGCGCATCAATCTCGACGATACGCCGATGTCGGCCGAGCAGATCGCCGAAGCCGCGCGCACCGCCGACATCCTGGTTCCGACGGTCACCGATCACATCAGTGCCGACATCGTCAACCAGCCCGACTGCAAGCTGCGCCTGATCGCGAATTTCGGTAACGGCGTCGACAATATCGACGTCGCAGCTGCGCATGCCCGCGGCATCACCGTTACCAACACGCCGAAGGTGCTGACCGAAGACACCGCCGACATGACCATGGCGCTGATCCTGGCCGTGCCGCGCCGAATGATCGAGGGCGCCTCGGTGCTGACCGAAGGAAAACCCTGGGCGGGCTGGTCGCCGACCTGGATGCTCGGTCACCGCATCGGAGGCAAGCGCCTCGGCATCATCGGCATGGGCCGCATCGGCCAAGCGGTTGCGCGCCGCGCCCGCGCCTTCGGCCTGCAGATCCACTATCACAACCGCCGTCCCGTCGCGCCTGTCATCGCCGAAGAGCTCGGCGCGACTTATTGGGAAAGTCTCGACCAGATGCTGGCGCGGATGGACATCATCTCGGTGAACTGCCCGCACACGCCGGCGACCTTTCATCTGCTGTCGGCGCGGCGGCTGAAGCTGATCCGCAAGGACGCCTACATCGTCAACACCGCGCGCGGCGAGGTCACCGACGAGGACACGCTGATCAAGCTGATCGAAGGCGGCGAGATAGCCGGCGCCGGCCTCGACGTCTACGAGCACGAGCCCGCGGTCAATCCGAAGCTGGTGCGGCTTGCGAAGGCCGGCAAGGTGACCCTGATGCCGCATATGGGCTCGGCCACGATCGAGGGCCGGGTCGAGATGGGGGAGAAGGTGATCATCAACATTCGCACCTTCCTCGACGCACACAAGCCGCCGGACCGGGTGCTGCCGAGCATGCTGTAGGTCGCAAAGACCTATCGCGCTCAGTCGCGATGAGCGCTGAGATCGGCGATCACGGGCCCATCGCCATTGAGCGGATTGGCTGGATCGCGCCCATAGCGCAAGGTCTCGAAGCGCATTGCGCGCGCATCGATCATCAGCAGGCGGCCGACCAGGCCCTCACCGAAACCGACGATCTCGCGGATCGCCTCCAGCGCCATCATGGAGCCCATCACGCCGGCAAGCGCGCCCATGACGCCGGCCTCGGCGCAGGCCGGCACGGTGCCCGGCGGCGGCGCTTCCGGAAACAGGCACCGATAGGTCGGATTGAATTCGCCCTGTTCGTTGGTCTCGTGCGCGCGGATCGTCGTGAGCGAACCGTCGAAGGTGCCGAGCGCCGCCGTGATCAGCGGGCGCTTCGCGAAAAAGCAGGCATCCGAGACCAGATAGCGCGTCGAGAAATTGTCGGAACCATCGAGCACGAGATCGTAGTCGCCGATCAGATCGAGCGCGTTGTCGGCATTGAGCCAGGTCGCGTGACCGACGAAACGGACATGCGGATTGAGCTCGGCGATCCGCTCGGCCGCGCTCTCGACCTTGTGCCGGCCGATGTCAGGAGTGGTGTGGATCACCTGGCGCTGCAGGTTGGACAGCGACACAACGTCGTCATCGACCACGCCGAGCGTGCCGACGCCGGCGGCGGCCAGATACATCAGCGCGGGCGCTCCGAGACCGCCGGCACCGATCACCAGCACGGAAGCCCGCTTCAGCGCGGCCTGACCGGGACCACCGACATCGCGCAGCACGATATGGCGGGCATAGCGTTCGAGTTCGTCCGGGCTCAGCACCGTCTCTTACTCCTGAACCACCCCGAGATTGTTCGCGACCAACGAGATGTGCTTCAATGGCAGCGCGTTCAATGGGCTGGCTGGATTTGTCATGAGATCGATGCTTGCGGCAACACTGATGTTGGCGTCTGCCACAGGCGCGAACGCCCAGATGACGGCGCCGCAGGTCCCCGGCGCCAGGCCGAAGGTGGTCCAGACCGCCCCGATCAAGCCGCCCGCCGTGCAAACGCCGTCGGAAACGGCCGACGCGATGGCGCAGGCCGAGCGGCTATCGCTGCAATCCGACCTCGCTTGGGTCGGTCAATATAACGGCGCCATCACCGGCGACGTCAGCTCGCGCATGGTCGACGCCATCAAGGAATACCAGAGAGCCAAGGGCGGCAAACCAACCGGTGTGCTCAATCCGCAGGAGCGCGCCGCCCTCGCCGAGACCGCACGGCGCAAGCAGGACAGCGTCGGCTGGAAGATCGTGACCGAGATGACCAGCGGCGCGCGGCTCGGCATTCCCTCGAAGCTGGTGCCGCAACAGGCCACCGATGCCAACGGCTCGAAATGGACCTCACCGACCGGAACGGTGCAGGTGCTGCTCAGCCGCCGCAAGGAGGCGAACCCGACCACCGCAAAACTCGCGGACGCCGAGAAGAAGGAGCCAGCGGGGCGCAAGATCGACTACACCGTGGTGAAGCCCGACTTCTTCGTGCTTTCAGGGTTGCAGGGTCTGAAGAAGTTTTACGTGCGCGGCACCTCTAGAGGCGACGAAGTCCGCATCATGACCATTCTGTACGACCAGGCCATGGAGAACACGGTCGAGCCGGTCGTGATCGCGATGTCGAGCGCATTCAACGCGTTTCCGTCGGGGCCACAGGCCGGGCCGCCGCCGCGCAAGACTGTCGAATACGGCACCGGCATCGTCGTCAGCGACGACGGCGCGATCGTCACGGATCGTCTCGTCACCGACTCTTGCCTCGCCATCACCATCGGCGGCTACGGCAATGCCGATCGTCTCGCCGAGGACAAGGAGCACGATCTCGCGCTGCTGCACATCTATGGCGCACGCGGCCTGAAGCCGCTCAGCCTCGCGAGCGGCGTTGTGAAGACGAGTGTCGATATCGTCGGCATCGCCGATCCGCAGAGCCAGGGCGGCGCGGCAGGCGTGTCGAGCGTCAAGGGCGCGCTGGCGCCGGTGACGTCGAGCGATTCTGCGCTCTCGCCTCCGCCCGCGGTCGGCTTCTCCGGCAGCCCGGCCATGGACGGCGACGGCAAATTCGCCGGCATCGCGCTGCTGAAATCGGCAATGGTTGCGGGCCCCACGACTTCGGTGCCGGCATCGCAAGCGGTGATGGTCTCGGCAGAAGCCGTGCGCGATTTCCTGAAGGCGAACGCGGTCGCTGCGAACGGCACGTCGACCGACGCGAAGGCCGCCGTCGTGCGTGTCATCTGCGTGCGGAAATAGCTTTCGTGTCCCGGACGCGCAGCAACGCTTAGCGTTGCTGCGCAGAGCCGGGACCCAAGCATCCTCATGCGCCGTGTTGGTGGATTTCTGAGCCCCGGCTCAGCAGCCCACCGCTTCGCGCTGCGCTGCGTCCGGGGCATGAAGCCTAACTCAGCCTGAACCTGATCCCGCTCTTCGCAAGACCACCCGAAATTCCGACCGGCGTGCCATCCGCCCGCCAGCAGGCGGCGCCCGTCATGGTGCCGTCGTCATGGAAGGCGATCCCGTTCATGCCGCCGGCGACCGTCGCGACCGGCTGCACCTTGTGGCCAAGCGCTGTGAGCTTTGTGCGGACGCTCTCGGGGATGGTCTGCTCGACCTCGAGCGCATTGCCTTCGGTCCAGACCCGCGGCGCCTCGACGGCCTCCTGCAGACTCATGCCGTGATCGATCAGATTGAGCAGCGCCTGCATCGCGCTTGGGAAGATGCGTTTGCCTCCGGGCAGGCCCAGCGCGTAGCGCAGCTTGCCGTCGCGGAGCGCCATCATCGGCGACATCGAGGTCGTGACGCGCTTGCCCGGCGCCAGCGACAGCGCATGGCCCGGCCGCGGATCGAACAGGTTCATGTAATTGTTGGCGATGGCCCCGAGACCCGGGATCATGATCTTGGCGCCAAAGAGATTGTTGATGGTCTGGGTGGTCGCGACCACGTTGCCGAAACTGTCTGCCGCCGTTAGATGCGTGGTATGCGCGCTTTCGAGCTGCGTCACCCCGGCGCCAAAGGCCTGCGCCCGCGCCGGATCGATCGTACGACGGCGCTCCTCGGCGTAAGCCTTCGAGGTCAGCTTCTCTACGGGCACGCCGACGTAATCGGGATCGCCGCTGGCGGCGGCACGATCGGCGAAGGCGATCTTCAGGACTTCGGCGAGGTAATGGATGGTCTCTGACGTTCCGAAGCCGAGGGCGCCGATGTCGTAGCCTTCCAGGATGTTCAGCATCTGCGTGATATGCACGCCGGAAGCCGCCGGCGGCGGGGGACCGAAAATGGTCCAGCCGCGATAAGAGGCGCGGATCGGCAGCCGCTCGACGGTCCTGTAGTTGGCGAGATCGTTGCGGCGGATGAAACCGCCTGATTTCTCCATGTAGTCGACGAGGATATCGCCGAGCGGCCCTCCGTAGAGGGCCGCCTCGCCATGATCGGCAATATAACGGAGCGTCTCGGCATATTCCGATTGCACCACGCGTTCGCCGACCTTGAGCGGCTCCCCATTGGGCAGATAGATCGCGGCGATCGGCTTGTCCTTGCGCATCTCGGCGGCGCACTCGCTGATGCATTCGTGCAGGTAAGGCGTGGCGGCATAGCCGCGCGCGGCGTGCTTGATCGCCGGCTGCATGACGTCGGCCAGCGACATGGTGCCGAACCTTTGCAGCGTCTCGCACCAGGCTTTCAACGAGCCCGGCGTCGCAACCGCCTTCGGGCCGTTGAGGTTCTCGTTGCCGACGGTGTCGAACACGTCGTGCGCCGAGCCTGGCTTGGATGTGTAGGTGGTGTCACGCACCGAAGCAGGGACGGTGCTCTGGCCATCGATGACGCGGTGGCTGCCATCGGCGAGGCGGATATGCGCCATGCCGCCGCCGATGATGCCGACCATCATCGGCTCGACCACCGTCAGCGTGAACAGCGTCGCGATCGCGGCATCGATGGCGTTGCCGCCGGCGGCCAGCATCTCGGCACCGGCGCTGGAGGCGAGCGGATGATTGCTGACCACCATGCCGCGGCTCGAGACCGCCGGCATCTTCTGACATTCGAAGCTGGTTGCCGTCCGTTCGCGCCAGTTGCCGCCCATGCCGCTCGCCTT encodes:
- the fabB gene encoding beta-ketoacyl-ACP synthase I yields the protein MRRVVVTGMGIVSSIGNNTQEVLASLHEAKSGISRAEKYAELGFRSQVQGAPTLDPSTVVDRRAMRFLGQGAAWNHVAMEQAIQDSGLSPEEVSNIRTGIIMGSGGPSARTIVEAADITRTKGPKRVGPFAVPKAMSSTASATLATWFKIKGVNYSISSACATSNHCVGNAYETIQIGKQDVIFAGGCEELDWSLSVLFDAMGAMSSKYNDTPATASRPYDVNRDGFVIAGGAGVLVLEELEHAKARGARIYGEIVGYGATSDGYDMVAPSGEGAERCMRMAMSTVKTKVDYINPHATSTPAGDPPEIEALRKVFGTGEKCPPISATKALTGHSLGATGVQEAIYSLLMMNNGFICESAHIQELDPVFADMPIVRKRIDNVKIGTVLSNSFGFGGTNATLVFSRMDV
- the fabA gene encoding bifunctional 3-hydroxydecanoyl-ACP dehydratase/trans-2-decenoyl-ACP isomerase, translated to MLNRRNGYEYEDLLACARGEMFGPGNAQLPLPPMLMFDRITEINDDGGEFGKGLVRAELDVKPDLWFFGCHFKNDPVMPGCLGLDALWQMVGFYLGWTGGEGRGRALGLNELKFSGQVLPEARKVVYNVDIKRVMRSKLVLGIADGWLSVDDQIIYRAKDLKVGLFKQGTSLG
- a CDS encoding HesA/MoeB/ThiF family protein, with product MLSPDELERYARHIVLRDVGGPGQAALKRASVLVIGAGGLGAPALMYLAAAGVGTLGVVDDDVVSLSNLQRQVIHTTPDIGRHKVESAAERIAELNPHVRFVGHATWLNADNALDLIGDYDLVLDGSDNFSTRYLVSDACFFAKRPLITAALGTFDGSLTTIRAHETNEQGEFNPTYRCLFPEAPPPGTVPACAEAGVMGALAGVMGSMMALEAIREIVGFGEGLVGRLLMIDARAMRFETLRYGRDPANPLNGDGPVIADLSAHRD
- the irrA gene encoding iron response transcriptional regulator IrrA is translated as MSENNAPLRHDDVHAALLAGRQPALTGCPWHDVNEMLQSAGLRPTRQRMALGWLLFGKGARHLTAEMLYEEATLAKVPVSLATVYNTLNQLTDAGLLRQVSVDGTKTYFDTNVTTHHHYYLENSHELVDIEDPHLALSKMPEVPEGYEISRIDMVVRLRKKR
- a CDS encoding 2-hydroxyacid dehydrogenase, whose protein sequence is MSVKKKPLVVVTRKLPDSIETRMRELFDARINLDDTPMSAEQIAEAARTADILVPTVTDHISADIVNQPDCKLRLIANFGNGVDNIDVAAAHARGITVTNTPKVLTEDTADMTMALILAVPRRMIEGASVLTEGKPWAGWSPTWMLGHRIGGKRLGIIGMGRIGQAVARRARAFGLQIHYHNRRPVAPVIAEELGATYWESLDQMLARMDIISVNCPHTPATFHLLSARRLKLIRKDAYIVNTARGEVTDEDTLIKLIEGGEIAGAGLDVYEHEPAVNPKLVRLAKAGKVTLMPHMGSATIEGRVEMGEKVIINIRTFLDAHKPPDRVLPSML
- the fabI gene encoding enoyl-ACP reductase FabI; the encoded protein is MEGLMKGKRGLIMGIANDHSIAWGMAKTLHAHGAELAFTFQGEALGKRVKPLAESLGVELVLPCDVEDIASVDATFDVLREEWGKLDFVIHAIGFADKNELKGRYADTSRENFSRTMVISCFSFTEVAKRAAELMTEGGSMVTLTFGASERSMPNYNVMGVAKAALEASVRYLASDFGPRGIRVNAISAGPIRTLAGSGIGEARAMFAFMQKHSPLRRGVTLDELGGSALYLLSDLSGGVTGEIHYVDSGYNIVLMPRPDDLKASE
- a CDS encoding SH3 domain-containing protein, whose product is MALGRFCSVMALVCTWWSASVGPSHSAKDATPQTASGLPVPRYVSLKSDHVNVRAGPTKDNDVAWVYTRAGLPVEITAEFENWRRVRDSEGAEGWVYHSLLSGRRTAVVTMKHKDELAPIYDRADPDSAVAAKLQAGVVTQVKKCTTNWCHVTGNGFDGWIQQERLWGVYADEQVN
- a CDS encoding glutathione S-transferase family protein — translated: MIKLYWSPRSRSFSTLWLMEESGLPYERVLTDISTGAQKAPAYLAINPMGKVPALSDGDAALGEAAAICAYIADRFPETRLAPAITDPRRARYLQWLFFSPSCIEPAIIQIFTKIEVPTSTAAWGSATQVFDVLEAALAKGPWILGEEFSAADITIGSGLNFAVRLFKMVPSRPAFEAYLARCMARPAFQRAEKIAAG
- a CDS encoding autotransporter outer membrane beta-barrel domain-containing protein, with protein sequence MVHAVSRVSALAFVAGAMLLCGGSRVRAQSAIWDATLSNTNWYVPTAQLLAYAAPKTGFFNPIPIGDQTLWSLATATNGSFTGTSVAQLKLGPALLTDTSTIQGFVTTAGQITMLFTPTSGGAVTVGLGHMRTVNGMTGMEMQMITGDSLLVTHWAYMLPYDPAIFMPPASQAIPANSVPQWAWTSGTPWRISSPALFGSSSPGRFVITNYQNGYFWGAGIAPTGSSAANFTILGSVTPEGNVLFNTLSKGTLSSLYGAASGDASGAQMLVSTYDLSGNPTGGVAYLSLVRPYAETLQGQNSRAGLGAAEMLYRLSATSLGWTGSMAPGFVVLDNLSGPNLVNAVNQTLPVLTGAASQATYTTQRVFQQAMTGRLDDVLGVNGAVAAERNVWMKPLGGSVRQGGQDGVAGYNASGGGIAVGGDTAISARTMIGGVFAYSHHTITGSEDAVPNRLGIDSYQAGIYGAHALGNGFQIDGQLDGALNDNVESRSLAFINSTAGAGYRSYSGHAGAGVRKLIPLEPGFAIAPSLRLDYGQVRSPAYQESGAGGFSLNVDAQTYRELTLTAGVKGAYQIAKQVYLTGEAGIGYNTLNQALQVKSAFAGGGDTFVTNGLALSPWIYSTAMSLVAADGKTFDLGIRYGLAATSSGLLQQSGLAVLRIKL